In Duganella zoogloeoides, a single genomic region encodes these proteins:
- a CDS encoding S1 family peptidase, translating into MKFTVIVASLAMTWASAVALAAPANTPAAAPANAPAAVPAAPAAKAAPAAPLAPGAAGKPAAAPGAPGEVAATADSAPLPPPSSAAQHLYGSAKNDILQVRSLLKSGRTQSSVGSGFLIGTSNLVVTNYHVVSQFALDPDTYVGEWVDTSGKRGNVELLAVDVLHDLAVLRVSRNGTGFFKMPEKLAGLTQGQYLYSMGNPLDLGFAISEGAYNGVIARSFYDQLMFTGPINSGMSGGPSVTVDGSVAGINVSKRLDGELVSFLVPARFAQDLLRKVEQQPKPPADFNAVVASQLLSHQRAMVDQLLATPLSLKPMGPYMVPVRESEQMRCWGRSSVKADKPFTVDDASCAMESAIFISGSLQTGQINIRHQFMRSNGLDQLRFSQLASASFKNEHFGSFKDSRLTGPNCTEDFVKSKDVPLRAVLCVRAYRKFAGLYDFALLTAATDQGAMSLQSRLDARGVSYDNGMRLTQVFLNSFSVSPPAAPRKAVPAKPAAGGAR; encoded by the coding sequence ATGAAATTCACCGTAATTGTTGCTTCACTTGCCATGACCTGGGCCAGCGCCGTCGCGCTGGCAGCGCCAGCCAACACGCCAGCGGCTGCGCCGGCGAATGCGCCCGCCGCTGTGCCGGCTGCCCCTGCTGCGAAAGCCGCCCCGGCGGCGCCGCTCGCGCCGGGTGCTGCTGGCAAGCCGGCCGCCGCACCGGGTGCTCCGGGCGAGGTGGCCGCCACTGCCGACTCCGCGCCACTGCCGCCGCCCTCGTCCGCCGCCCAGCACCTGTACGGCTCCGCCAAGAACGACATCCTGCAAGTGCGCTCGCTGCTCAAAAGCGGCCGCACGCAGTCGTCGGTAGGCTCGGGATTCCTGATCGGCACCAGCAACCTGGTGGTGACCAACTACCACGTGGTCTCGCAATTCGCGCTCGACCCGGACACCTATGTCGGCGAATGGGTCGATACCAGCGGCAAGCGCGGCAACGTGGAACTGCTGGCGGTCGATGTGCTGCACGACCTGGCCGTGCTGCGCGTGAGCCGCAACGGCACCGGCTTCTTCAAGATGCCCGAAAAACTGGCCGGCCTGACCCAGGGCCAGTACCTGTATTCGATGGGCAATCCGCTCGACCTCGGCTTTGCCATTTCGGAAGGCGCCTATAACGGCGTGATCGCGCGCAGCTTTTACGACCAGCTGATGTTTACCGGCCCGATCAACTCCGGCATGAGCGGCGGCCCGAGCGTGACGGTCGATGGCTCGGTGGCAGGCATCAACGTGTCCAAGCGCCTCGACGGCGAACTGGTCAGCTTCCTGGTGCCGGCCCGCTTTGCCCAGGACTTGCTGCGGAAAGTCGAGCAGCAACCGAAACCGCCGGCCGACTTCAACGCCGTGGTGGCAAGCCAGTTGCTCAGCCACCAGCGCGCCATGGTCGATCAGTTGCTGGCCACTCCACTGAGCCTGAAACCGATGGGGCCGTACATGGTGCCGGTGCGCGAGTCCGAGCAGATGCGTTGCTGGGGCCGTTCGAGCGTGAAGGCCGACAAGCCGTTCACGGTGGATGATGCCAGTTGCGCGATGGAGTCGGCGATTTTCATCAGCGGCTCCTTGCAGACCGGCCAGATCAACATCCGTCACCAGTTCATGCGCAGTAACGGTCTCGACCAGTTGCGCTTTTCGCAGCTCGCTTCCGCGTCGTTCAAGAACGAGCACTTCGGCAGCTTCAAGGACAGCCGCCTGACCGGCCCCAACTGCACGGAAGACTTCGTCAAGAGCAAGGATGTGCCGCTGCGCGCGGTGCTGTGCGTGCGCGCCTACCGCAAGTTTGCCGGCCTGTACGACTTCGCCCTGCTCACCGCCGCCACCGACCAGGGCGCGATGAGTCTGCAAAGCCGGCTCGATGCGCGCGGCGTCTCCTACGACAACGGCATGCGCCTCACGCAAGTATTCCTCAATTCCTTCTCGGTGTCCCCACCTGCGGCGCCCAGGAAAGCCGTGCCGGCCAAACCGGCAGCCGGAGGTGCACGATGA
- the ribA gene encoding GTP cyclohydrolase II, protein MSQSAEIPVQDELDYMTSCALPTPWAQFTLHAFVEKATGKEHLAMVLGDISDGAPVLARVHSECLTGDVLYSQRCDCGAQLEGALKRIADEGRGVLLYLRQEGRGIGLVNKIRAYRLQEAGADTVQANEQLGFKPDQRTYGLVKPMLDQFDVTSLRLMTNNPRKIDAMTKLGIEVAERVPLLVNRNAFNQHYLDTKAAKLGHMMKPLTPAPVEDGAL, encoded by the coding sequence ATGTCGCAGAGCGCAGAAATCCCGGTCCAGGATGAACTGGACTACATGACCTCGTGCGCGCTCCCTACCCCGTGGGCGCAGTTCACCTTGCACGCTTTTGTGGAGAAGGCAACGGGCAAGGAACACCTGGCCATGGTACTGGGCGACATCAGCGACGGCGCGCCCGTGCTGGCGCGTGTGCATTCCGAATGCCTGACCGGCGACGTGCTGTATTCGCAGCGCTGCGATTGCGGCGCCCAGCTCGAAGGCGCCCTCAAGCGCATCGCCGACGAAGGGCGTGGCGTGTTGCTGTACCTGCGCCAGGAAGGCCGTGGCATCGGCCTGGTCAACAAGATCCGCGCCTACCGCCTGCAGGAAGCCGGCGCCGACACGGTGCAGGCAAACGAACAGCTGGGCTTCAAGCCCGACCAGCGCACCTATGGGCTGGTCAAGCCGATGCTCGACCAGTTCGACGTGACAAGCCTGCGCCTGATGACCAATAATCCGCGTAAGATCGACGCCATGACCAAGCTCGGCATCGAAGTGGCCGAACGCGTGCCGCTGCTGGTGAATCGCAATGCCTTCAACCAGCATTACCTGGACACCAAGGCGGCCAAGCTCGGACACATGATGAAGCCGCTCACACCGGCGCCGGTGGAAGACGGCGCGCTGTAG
- a CDS encoding pirin family protein produces MLQIRKSEARGAANHGWLDSKHSFSFGSYHDPDHVGFGPLLVINEDRVQGSQGFGTHGHRDMEIISYVLSGALEHKDSMGTGSVLHYGDVQRMSAGTGVRHSEFNHNADEKVHFLQIWIQPNQIGIPPSYEEKNFTVESKLGNLRLIASNDGREGSVLIHQDASIFATILRSGDAVEHKLAAGRIAYVHVIRGDVTVNGTALKGGDALKLTAEALVTLGNATDAEVLVFDLPN; encoded by the coding sequence ATGTTGCAAATTCGTAAAAGTGAAGCCCGCGGTGCCGCCAACCATGGTTGGCTCGATTCCAAACACAGCTTTTCGTTCGGCAGCTACCATGATCCCGACCACGTCGGCTTCGGTCCCCTGCTGGTGATCAACGAAGACCGTGTGCAAGGCAGCCAGGGCTTCGGTACCCATGGTCACCGCGACATGGAAATCATCTCGTACGTATTGAGCGGCGCGCTCGAGCATAAGGACAGCATGGGCACCGGTTCGGTCCTGCACTACGGCGACGTTCAGCGCATGAGCGCCGGCACCGGTGTGCGCCACAGCGAGTTCAACCACAACGCCGACGAGAAAGTGCATTTCCTGCAAATCTGGATCCAGCCCAACCAGATCGGTATTCCACCGAGCTACGAGGAAAAGAACTTCACCGTCGAAAGCAAACTGGGCAACCTGCGCCTGATCGCTTCCAACGATGGCCGCGAAGGCTCGGTGCTGATCCACCAGGATGCCTCGATCTTCGCCACCATCCTGCGCAGCGGCGACGCCGTGGAGCACAAGCTGGCAGCCGGCCGCATTGCGTATGTCCACGTGATCCGGGGCGACGTGACGGTGAACGGCACCGCGCTCAAAGGCGGCGATGCGCTCAAGCTGACGGCAGAGGCACTGGTCACGCTCGGTAACGCCACCGATGCCGAAGTACTGGTATTCGACCTCCCTAATTAA
- a CDS encoding type II toxin-antitoxin system Phd/YefM family antitoxin, with translation MNITTISSRDFNQGVSAAKRAANDGPVFITDRGRPAHVLLSFEDYQRLTKQRRNIADALAMPGIADIEFDPPPATIDTRPADFS, from the coding sequence ATGAATATCACCACCATATCCAGTCGCGACTTCAACCAAGGAGTGAGCGCAGCAAAACGTGCCGCGAATGACGGGCCGGTATTCATTACTGATCGTGGCCGGCCGGCCCACGTGCTGCTGAGTTTTGAAGATTACCAAAGACTCACGAAGCAGCGACGCAACATTGCCGATGCGTTGGCGATGCCCGGTATCGCCGACATTGAATTTGATCCGCCGCCCGCAACCATCGATACGCGGCCGGCTGATTTCTCATG
- a CDS encoding glutaredoxin has product MSRHILDQARIHPAIRGTVDNYHRELVAEVEAAVAAHKIVVVGMGFNPFPRKARKILDGLGVPYQYLSYGNYFSQWRPRLALKLWSGWTTFPLVFINGVLIGGASELQALVPSGEFARLTA; this is encoded by the coding sequence ATGAGCCGTCACATCCTGGACCAAGCCCGCATCCATCCCGCCATCCGTGGCACGGTGGACAATTACCACCGCGAACTGGTCGCCGAAGTGGAGGCTGCCGTGGCCGCCCACAAGATCGTGGTGGTCGGCATGGGCTTCAATCCGTTTCCGCGCAAGGCGCGCAAGATCCTCGATGGCCTCGGTGTGCCCTACCAGTATCTGAGCTACGGCAATTATTTTTCGCAGTGGCGGCCGCGCCTGGCGCTCAAGCTGTGGAGCGGCTGGACCACGTTTCCGCTGGTGTTCATCAACGGCGTGCTGATCGGCGGGGCCAGCGAGCTGCAAGCGCTGGTGCCCAGCGGCGAGTTCGCCCGGCTGACTGCCTGA
- a CDS encoding FHA domain-containing protein, whose translation MTSPYFIEILARNGDVLHRHKVASLPIRIGRGYDNDVILDDAHSAASHAIVDLDENGKLLLRDLGSKNGTFAHGKRADGAGVAVEGNTVVRLGHTRLRIRSADFPVPAEVADTTMHGWEGTVPASIGLALIAVFSCLGTWISDIEPFALIRYLLVLASSLGLGLLWAGAWGLANRLFGSHARMGRHLFILGSGMAAVFIWRALSNVIAYAWSAEVFTRYGSLITLAIVCAMLFFHLITIKPHHPRRFAITAWVMLVVGSALSLLNNAQSTGRTSDELYMSVLLPPEVRQSPDRNLEQFLTNAAKLKEGADAARARSVRDGFGDGDDDSDGEVTD comes from the coding sequence ATGACCTCCCCGTACTTCATCGAAATCCTGGCCCGCAACGGCGACGTGCTGCACCGGCACAAGGTGGCATCGCTGCCGATCCGCATCGGCCGCGGCTACGACAACGACGTCATCCTCGACGATGCCCACAGCGCCGCGTCGCACGCGATCGTGGACCTGGACGAGAACGGCAAGCTGCTGCTGCGCGACCTGGGCAGCAAGAACGGCACGTTCGCCCACGGCAAGCGCGCCGATGGTGCTGGCGTCGCCGTCGAGGGCAACACCGTGGTGCGCCTGGGTCATACGCGCCTGCGCATCCGGTCAGCCGACTTCCCGGTGCCGGCCGAAGTGGCCGACACCACCATGCACGGCTGGGAAGGCACGGTGCCGGCGTCCATCGGCCTGGCGCTGATCGCCGTGTTCAGCTGCCTCGGTACGTGGATTTCCGACATCGAACCGTTCGCCCTGATCCGCTACCTGCTGGTGCTGGCGTCGAGCCTGGGCCTGGGCTTGCTGTGGGCCGGCGCCTGGGGCCTGGCCAACCGCCTGTTCGGCAGCCATGCGCGCATGGGCCGCCACCTGTTCATCCTCGGCAGCGGCATGGCTGCGGTGTTCATCTGGCGCGCGCTCAGCAACGTCATCGCCTACGCCTGGTCGGCCGAAGTGTTCACCCGTTACGGCAGCCTGATCACGCTGGCCATCGTGTGCGCGATGCTGTTCTTCCACCTGATCACCATCAAGCCGCACCACCCGCGCCGCTTCGCCATCACCGCGTGGGTGATGCTGGTGGTCGGTTCGGCGCTGTCGTTGCTCAACAATGCGCAATCGACGGGCCGCACGTCCGACGAGCTGTATATGTCGGTGCTGCTGCCGCCCGAAGTACGGCAAAGCCCCGACCGCAACCTCGAGCAATTCCTCACCAATGCTGCCAAGCTCAAGGAAGGCGCCGATGCAGCACGGGCGCGTTCGGTCAGGGACGGTTTTGGCGACGGCGATGATGACAGCGATGGCGAGGTGACCGACTAA
- a CDS encoding LysR family transcriptional regulator codes for MLRLSLEALQIVDAIDRRGSFSAAGKELHRVPSTISYTVGKLEDDLGVQVFERNGPRVVLTAAGAELLKEGRYLLKAAQDLEHRVRRVASGWETELAIGSDSMFSACMFFEDVTAFYQVAQQTRLRVVQEALSGTWEALLDRRADLLVGVAGDGPAGGGYVSEPICKIGFVFAVAPSHPLAAIDEKLDRSHLQQYRAVSVADSARRMAARTVGLLLGQDTLSVPDMRTKLQYQLSGVGFGFLPEPCARAAIAAGLLVEKQVAEPKPDETFYLAWRTGENGAALNWWIARMRAARLAERLVQHLPHHALSV; via the coding sequence ATGCTCAGATTAAGCCTGGAAGCCCTGCAAATCGTCGATGCCATCGACCGTCGTGGCTCGTTTTCCGCCGCCGGCAAGGAACTGCACCGCGTACCATCGACCATCTCGTACACGGTCGGCAAGCTCGAAGATGATCTGGGCGTGCAGGTGTTCGAACGCAACGGCCCGCGCGTGGTGCTTACCGCGGCCGGCGCCGAGCTGCTCAAGGAAGGGCGCTACCTGCTCAAGGCTGCGCAAGACCTCGAACACCGGGTGCGGCGGGTGGCGTCGGGCTGGGAAACCGAGCTGGCCATCGGCAGCGATTCGATGTTCTCGGCCTGCATGTTCTTCGAGGATGTGACAGCGTTTTACCAGGTGGCTCAGCAGACCCGGCTGCGCGTGGTGCAGGAAGCGTTATCGGGTACCTGGGAAGCGCTGCTCGACCGCCGTGCCGACTTGCTGGTCGGCGTGGCCGGCGACGGGCCGGCCGGTGGCGGGTATGTGTCCGAGCCGATCTGCAAGATCGGTTTCGTGTTTGCGGTGGCGCCTTCGCACCCGCTGGCCGCCATCGACGAAAAGCTCGACCGCTCGCACCTGCAGCAGTACCGCGCCGTGAGCGTGGCCGATTCGGCCCGGCGCATGGCGGCGCGCACCGTCGGCCTGCTGCTGGGGCAGGACACCCTGAGCGTGCCGGACATGAGAACCAAGCTGCAATACCAGTTGTCGGGCGTGGGATTCGGCTTCCTGCCCGAGCCGTGCGCGCGCGCGGCAATTGCGGCCGGTTTGCTGGTGGAAAAGCAGGTGGCCGAACCGAAGCCGGACGAAACGTTCTACCTGGCCTGGCGCACCGGTGAGAATGGCGCCGCTCTCAACTGGTGGATCGCACGCATGCGCGCCGCCAGGCTGGCCGAGCGCCTGGTGCAACATCTGCCCCACCACGCCTTGTCGGTCTGA
- a CDS encoding DUF3820 family protein produces MNSEKLALLVTREMPYGKYKGRKLADLPGHYLGWFAREGFPAGELGALLALMYELDHNDLRSLLDPLRPR; encoded by the coding sequence ATGAACTCTGAAAAACTTGCTTTGCTGGTCACGCGTGAAATGCCGTATGGGAAATACAAGGGGCGCAAGCTGGCGGATTTGCCTGGGCATTATCTGGGCTGGTTTGCGCGCGAGGGATTTCCTGCGGGGGAATTGGGAGCGTTGCTTGCCTTGATGTACGAGCTTGATCACAACGACTTGCGCAGCCTGCTCGATCCGCTGCGCCCGCGCTAG
- a CDS encoding BPSL1445 family SYLF domain-containing lipoprotein gives MQKSSFLRRATATATLALVGLALSGCTTTTQTGGAVRTEPAAVKTDIERGAYDTLERLYKEVKGSRELVRKANGVLVFPNVLAAGLVVGGEYGRGVLRTGGQTVNYYSLTTLSVGFQAGAQSKAVVILFMSRDALDKFRNSRGWTAGVDGSVAVINVGANGEVATNAINSAVQALVLTNAGLMANLSLEGTKISKLDL, from the coding sequence ATGCAAAAATCGAGCTTTCTAAGGCGCGCGACCGCTACCGCCACGCTGGCGCTGGTCGGCCTGGCGCTGAGCGGTTGCACCACCACCACGCAAACGGGCGGCGCCGTCCGCACCGAGCCGGCGGCCGTCAAGACCGATATCGAACGCGGCGCCTACGACACGCTCGAGCGCCTGTACAAGGAGGTCAAGGGCTCGCGCGAGCTGGTGCGCAAGGCCAACGGCGTGCTGGTCTTCCCCAACGTGCTGGCGGCCGGGCTGGTGGTGGGCGGCGAATATGGGCGCGGCGTGCTGCGCACGGGCGGCCAGACCGTCAACTACTACAGTCTGACGACCCTGTCGGTCGGCTTCCAGGCCGGGGCCCAGTCGAAGGCGGTGGTGATCCTGTTCATGAGCCGCGATGCGCTCGACAAGTTCCGCAACAGCCGCGGCTGGACCGCCGGTGTCGATGGCTCGGTGGCGGTGATCAACGTGGGCGCCAATGGCGAGGTGGCTACCAATGCCATCAACAGCGCGGTGCAGGCGCTGGTGCTGACCAACGCGGGGTTGATGGCCAATTTGAGCCTGGAAGGCACCAAGATCAGCAAGCTCGATCTATAA